The segment GCCGACTGGACATCAGTCAAAAGCAGAGTCCGCTCCTGGTCATCCAAGCCCGCCCCCGCTTCCTCAAAGTTGTCCATATGAAGAAAGCCGACGATATTCTGTTCCCGTTCATATCGTTCTCTCAACTCTTCCAACCGGGTGATCTCCCGAAAAAAATACAGCCGCTCTTTAGGATCATGAACCACTTCAAAGCTCCTGTTGTTCAAGTGGAGCTTCCCCGTTTCGTTTTCGTCACGGTCCAAGTCAGGAAATACATCGGTCACAGCCCATCCGACGAGGGAATCCTTGTCCGCCATCCCTTTGATGAACGGATTGTGCCAGACCACCTGGCCTTTCCGGTCATAAAGGAGGATTCCCACAGGCATCTCGTCAAAGGCGGTTTGGTTGGCCCCCTTCACCCGCTGGGAAAGGGTCTGCACATATTCGTTGAACTCGTGTCTGAATTGTTTTTCCGCCCGGTAGAGCACATATCCCAACAACAGATAAAAGAAGAGTCCGATCAAGGCGAAGGCCCAGTTGTAGGTGGACAGAAGGGCGATCAACACCAAACTGAAACACATGGCCAGCACCATGTGATAACCGTGCCACCGTTTCGTGATAAAATTCGGCATGATGACCTCCCCTTACACCGGAACCCGTGTTTAAAAAGATATTCTTTTCTATTTTACCCCAGTTGGAGGTGTTTTCATAGGGAAGAGCCCGGGATTTCCGTCAGCCGGGAACCCTTGAAAAGTCACTCTCTTTTACTGTCCATCCTCTTCCGGATCTCACTGCCCGTATCCATGACCCCCATCAGATGGACAACCACGGTAAACAGGGAAATCACCAGGGAGCCAAGTGAAATGAAAACCATCCAACCCTTCCCTTTCCCCGATCGGTGAAGGAGCCAGGCGATGAAAGAAAGCCCCTGGATATAAAAGAGAAAGAAGAGCACGGTTATCACATTGGCCGGAATCCAGGCGGACGACTCTCCCCCGGCTCCGAAAATAAGAAACAGGAGGAGAGACACGAGATAGAAATAGAAGAAGGAACGAGGCAGACGCCACTCTCTGAATGGGGGCAAATATTTCCCGGGCAATCCATGACGGCTGAGCCATTTGCGGGCCACCACCAGATTGAGCAACGGAACGGGGACGGCCAGCATGAAGAGCATGGACGGAATCACCGCGGCCACATAGGGAATCAAATCCGTTACGGATTCCACCCCGTAAAGGCGGAACCATTCCCCGTTCCGCTGCCACTCTTCCGCCAGATAGCTGCCCAACCGATTCTGCAGATCAAAATAATGGGATGCCGCCAACATCAGGACCAAAAGACTGATCCCCACTGTCGTCAACCCTCCCAACACCACATCCGTCCCGGAAGTGTCAGGGCGCCGGTACAACAGACCCATGACCACCCCGACCGCCGCCACCAATAAAACAGCCCCCGGATAGAAGGGATGACCGGTGATCGCCAGAAGGGAAAACGTGACGAGAAGAGTTGGGAAGATCGCGGAGGACCAACCGTTTTTTGCTGTCTGAAGAATGAAAGGAAGGGGGAGGAGCCAGATCGTCAGGATGTTCAGTGGAGTCAACAATGAGAAGACGATGAGCAGGAACAGCATTGTGGTGATCAGTCCGTCACGGACGTCTGGAATACGGGGCAAACCCGGTTCACCTCTTGTTAATGTATTCTTCCAACTGGGAGAGATCGCCGTACCAATCTTCCAACTGGTGACGTTCCCTTGCGTGTTCCCGAAGTTTTCTCGTCACCGCCTGATCCACTTCCCGGAAAGAAAATCCCACCCGTCGGGCAAGAACATAGGTGGCAACCACCAGGCTGGCCAGGCTGTCGGAAATGAGAGATTGGTTCGCCGTATGCAATCCCTTGTACAGATTCGCAATTTGATCCAGAATTTCGGTTTTCAACCATTCGATCGCTTTCATGCTTTTTGCGATGTGCATGCTTCGCTCCGGCCTGCTCATGGATTCCACACCCCTCGAAAAAGCTTGGACTCAGGTGCTAGTTTCAACAATCACCTGTTATTTTCCTTCTTTTCCCGAGGGAAACGGCAATCACCAAATAAAAAGAAGGAGCGCACACGCCCCTTCTTTCGGCCTTATCAGTCCGTGGTGTACGGCAACAAAGCCATTTGCCGGGCACGTTTGATTGCCCGGGTCAACTGCCGCTGATATTTGGAAGATGTCCCCGTCACCCGGCGGGGCAGAATTTTGCCCCGTTCGCTGATGAACTTCCGGAGCAGGTCCACATCCTTGTAGTCAATGTATTCGATCTTGTTGACTGTGAAAAAACAGACTTTCCGGCGCTTATTACCGCGACGGCGGGCCATGGAAAGACCCCCTTTCCTGTAAGAGTTTCACTGGGTCCCACAACGGTTCAAAAGGGCAGATCATCATCGGAAATGTCGATCGGTTTACCGTCATCCGCAAAGGGATCGGTGGAGGGGCCCCGATTGTCCTGGTTCTTTTCGAAACCGCTGTTGCCATAATCCTGGTTGTATCCGGAACCTGAACCGGCTTGAGACCGCGACTCCAAAAATTGGACATTTTCGGCGACCACTTCCGCCACCTTGATCCGACGGCCTTCCTGATTTTCGTAACTGCGGATCTGAAGACGCCCTTCCACGGCGACGAGGCGTCCCTTTTTCATGTAATTGGCCACAGTTTCCGCCAGTTGGCGCCAAGCCACGATATCGATGAAGTCCGCTTCCCGGTCTCCCTGCTGGTTGGTAAAACGGCGGTTGACCGCCAAATTGAAACTGGTCACCGCCACACCTCCGGGAGTGTAGCGAAGTTCAGGGTCCCTGGTCAACCGGCCGATCAGAACCACTCTGTTTAACATCGGCAACCCCTCCCTAAAGCCGATTTTGGTTCCGTGACATGCCCCTTACTTTTTGTCGTCAATGTTGATCACCATGTGGCGAATCACATCATCATCCAGCTTCAGTTGACGTTCCAGTTCGTTTACGGTGTCAACGGTGCCGTTGAAGGTCGCCACGGTGTAAATGCCTTCGCGGTGGTCATCGATCAGATAGGCCAGACGGCGCTTGCCGAAATGCTCCATCTCGACGGATTCCCCGCCGTTGTCAGCGATGATTCCCCGGAATTTCTCACGGTTGGCATTGCTTTTTTCCTCGTCCAGTTCCGGACGCAGGATATACATCAGCTCGTACTTGTGCATGCTGTTCCACCTCCTTTTGGACTGAGACGGCCCCGCCTGATCTGCGGAGCAAGGAGTGAATAGTCCATATTCACGATACTGTATTCTATCAAAGATACCTGAAGAAGGCAAGGTCAACCGGTTTTTACACATTAAATCGAAAATGCATCACATCTCCGTCTTGCACCACATACTCCTTGCCTTCGGAACGGAGGAGCCCCTGCTCCCGGGCACCGGCCAGAGAGCCGGATTGGACCAGATCTGTGAAAGAAACCACTTCCGCCCGGATAAATCCCCGCTCAAAGTCGGAGTGGATCACACCGGCGGCCTGCGGCGCCCGGGTTCCTTGCCGGACCGTCCAGGCCCGGACCTCTTTTTCCCCGGCGGTAAAATATGTGATCAGTCCCAACAGACGATAGGCTGCCGCCACCAGACGATCCAGCCCGGATGCGGACAGTCCCAGCTCAGACAGGAATTGATCCCTCTCTTCCCCTTCCAGCTCCGCAATCTCCGCCTCCAACTGGGCACTGATGGTCACCACCTCCGCCCCTTCCGCATCCGCCTGCTTGCGAAGGGCCCCGACATGGGGGTTGGCATCGGGATCGGCCACATCTTCTTCCGACACATTGGCGGCGTAAAGCATCTTCTTCAGGGTAAGCAGATTGAGGGAACGGATCCGTTCCAGCTCCTCCTCCTCCAGATTCAATCCCCGGGCCGGTTTTCCCTCTGCCAAAGTTTGTTGCAGTTTCTCCAAAACTTCGTGTTCCTTTTTCGCTTCGGCATCCCCGCTCCGTTTCTGGCGGGCGACCCGATCCAACCGCCGTTCCACGGTTTCGAGATCTGCCAGGACCAGCTCCAGATTGATGGTCTCCATATCTCCGGCAGGATCCACCCCGCCGGAGACATGGGTGATATTATCATCTTCAAAACAGCGGACCACGTGAATGATCGCATCCACTTCACGAATATGGGACAAAAACTGGTTGCCGAGGCCTTCTCCTTTGCTGGCACCTTTCACCAAACCCGCAATATCCGTAAATTGAAAGGATGTGGGGACGATCCGCTGGGGGTTGACGATCTCCGCCAACCGATTCATCCGTTCATCGGGAACATCCACCACTCCCACATTGGGATCGATCGTGCAGAAGGGATAATTGGCCGATTCCGCACCGGCCCGGGTGATCGCGTTAAACAAGGTGGATTTGCCTACATTGGGCAGACCGACGATACCGGTTGTAAGCGACATGGGACATCAGCTCCTCTTTGTTTGATAGAAGGAAAGCGATCAATCACCCCCCAGGGGAGGGACCAAAACGAGTCTCCTTCGGCTATTTCCCTTGGAGGGTTAAATAATCAGGGTGTGTCTGGCAAATCCATATCTGGGGCCGGGCCGGTCGGGATGGAGTTTCACATTCCATTCCGTTGTTCTTGCGAGCCAAAATCACTCCATCTGAAACCCAACCCTCCCATAGCGAGACCGGGGAGCGAAGCGACCCTGGCGAGACTTGTACTGGTGAGTGCATAGCGAGACCGGGGAGCGAAGCGACCCTGGCGAGACTTGTACTGGTGAGTGCATAGCGAGACCGGGGAGCGAAGCGACCCTGGTGAGACTTGTACTCGTGAGTGCATAGCGAGACCGGGGAGCGAAGCGACCCTGGCGAGACTTGTGCCCTGTGGGTATGACGATGTTTTCACCACGCTTCCGGGACGGATCTTGTTTTGATGAAAGCCGGGTGGTACCGTCTTTCCTTAGACAACTTGAATGATCAGACATACCCTAAGTTCTCAAGTACTCTATGAATGAATGGAACATGGCGTTTTAAAAGGGGAACACCACAGGGAATACGGGATGATGCCACGGAGGGGCAGCCCGCGGAAAATCAGTAGGTCCCCTCACCGAAAAAAACACCGGATTGGGTTTTCCAAACCGGTACAGGCCCGGGGTCATCGGACCCCGGTTGAAAAGGGTATGGATGTTTTTACTCAGCTTCCGCCTCCCCATGAACCAAAATCCGCTTCATCCTTTTTTCAAAACGGGAGCGCGGAAGCAATACACTGTGACCGCACCCCGTGCATTTCATCCGGATATCCATCCCCATCCGGATCACTTTCCAGGCATTGGTTCCACAGGGGTGCATCTTTTTCATCTCCACCACATCCCCGAGTTGAAAGCTTTTCCGCTCCATCGGCCACCGTCCTCCCTGTCTGTTGCCCCTTATTATAAAAAGTATGTCGGCGGATTTCAACGGGGGACCGCTTTGACTTCAGAGCGGAGGGAACGGAAGGATGTCAAAATTTCAGCAGTCAGATCATCCTGTGTTTCCCTCGGATTCCCTTCGGAGGAACCGGAGAGGAGCCCGCCAAACCGGATGCGGATTTTTGCTGGCCGAAGCCAACGACTGCCACGGGGAAGAGCCTCATCCGTTCCTTCGATCACTACCGGGAGGATGGGAACCTGGGACCGGATCGCCAGCCAGGCGGCTCCATCTTTCAATTCTTTCAGCGGGTCCGACTCTCTCCGGCCTCCTTCGGGAAATATCCCCACCCTTTTCCCTTCCTTCAACAGTGCCAGGGCGGTCCGGAGGGAGCGAGTATCCACTCCCCCTCTGTTTACGGGAAAGGCACCCACCCGATCCAAAAACCATCGACTCACCGGATGGGAGAAGGATTCCTCTTTGGCCATGAATGAAACCCGTCCCGGCAAGACCGCCGCAATATAAAAAGGATCCAGAACACTGATATGATTGCCCACCACCAAAAAGGGCTCCTTGGTCGGAACATGCTCCAACCCCTCAATCTCCAATCGATGGTAAAACCTCAGGAACAGCCGGATTCCCTTTTGAATCACGCGGTACATTCAGTTCTCCCTCCCCTTGTGTTCCCTGCTATATTGTACCCGAGCAAGGGGCGGATTCCCAGCCGATTCATTGTTCCTTGGTGAAGGGATAGAGAAGGATCATCGTCAGGATCAACAGGTTGATCACACCATAGAGAGGGTACAACAGGGTGACCAGGTTGGAAAAACCCAACCGGCTGACCGGCACCAGCAACAGGATCACCACCCCACCGATCATCCAGGGGGGGAATGACAGATAATCCGACAGGCGGAAAGCCAAACCGTGAACATTGCTGACCGCCGTCGTATAGATGGCCAGCCATAGGATCAATGAGATGGTGGCCACCCAAAGATCGGAATAGTCACGCACCAGGGCAAACAAGGGGATTTCATACTGGGAAACAAGACTTTCCACTCGCATCAGTGAATAATTATACAGACTGGCCAACAGACCCAGACACAGGCAACTGACCCCTCCCGACACCCAGATCTCTGCCGGGTGCTGAATATGTCTGCCCATGGTGGACAGTACAGCCAGCAAAGACAAGATATTAAAGGCGGTATAAGTGATCGCCGATGGCCAGACGGGAAGAGTGGGTGGATCCCCCTCCTCTGCAGCAAACACCCATCCGGCCCCCTGCAGAAATTGGAGGCAAACCACCACTAAGACTGTGACCATGACAGGAATTAAAAGGGCATTCATCGACATCAACCCTTTGAGATCAAAGAGGAGGATCCCGATCACCGCCACCGCCATCACCCAAATTCCCATGGTGAAGGAACCGTTCCACTGTTGAAATGTGGCCCCGCTTCCGGCCACCATAACCAGCGTGCTGGTCGTGAGGAATACCATCACCAGATAGTCAAACAGACGGGCCAGCCGAACGCCGAGCACGTGAACCAACACTTCTGAATAGTGCTGGGTTTTCTCCTTCCAACTGATTTGAAGGATGATCACACTGGCCGCAAACAGCAGCAGTGTGGCCAGAACAATGCTGGGACTGCTCTCCTTCCCGTAAGAACCGAAAAACTCCCATATCTCCCGACCCGATGCAAATCCGGCTCCAATGGTGGTGCCTATGATGGTCATACTGATTTTGAGGGAGTTCCACAGGTTGAACCGCATACCGATCCCCCTTGTCCGGGTTGTCCCTACATGTATATTTCCTGTTCTCCATCCGTATACTGGTAAGGATTTGAATTCCCTTTCGGAGGTTGACTGCCATGCGCCAACCGGCTCCAACCCCGGACCCTGGGTCCGACCGTCCGACCCGTATCAAATTCACCCATCCCAGCGCCCCCCACCGGTGCGCTGACTGGCTGGGTGAGACACTTCAGTTGTATCCCGGATCCCGGGAATTGGCCTGTATCTGTATCGGGACCGACCGGTCGACAGGGGACTCCCTCGGCCCCTTGGTCGGAACTCAATTGGAGGAGATGGCGGCCCCTTTTCTCCGTGTATACGGAACATTGGACGAGCCTGTTCATGCGGTCAACTTGGAGAACACCTTGATCCGGTTGAAAAAGGAAATGCGGAATCCCAGGGTGATCGCCGTCGATGCCTGTCTCGGACAGCTTTCCAGCGTGGGATGGATCCAGGTGGGCAATGGACCGGTAAGGCCGGGAGCCGGAGTCAATAAACAGCTTCCCGAGGTGGGACAGGTACATGTGACGGGGATCGTCAATGTGGCGGGATTTATGGAATACTTTGTCCTTCAGAACACGCGTCTGAGCATGGTGATGAAAATGGCCAACGTGATCGCTTCAGCAATCCATTCTGTAGCCGAGACCGAAAATTCCCGCCGAAAATCTCTTTAGGGTGTGTCTGATCATTCAAGTTGTCCAAGGAAAGACGGTAACACCCGGTTTGCATCAAAACAAGATCCGTCCCGGAAGCGTGGTGAAAACATCGTCATACCCACAGGGCACAAGTCTCGCCAGGGTGCTTTCGCACCCGGTCTCGCTATGCACTCTTTGCAAGAGATCGGAGCCGCCCCACCATCCTGCCCCCGCCTTGCTGAAAAACAAGATCAAAGTTGCCTGAAGGGACTAGAAATGGCAAACAGGATAAACCCGGCCTTCCTCCAGCGGGCCGGGTTTATCCTGTTATCGTGATGGGAGATCATCACGCATTTTTTGTCGAAAAAAGACGTCTATCATGTCCGTCAGATGGAAAAGCGAATCATGACCAGAGCAACCGCAACTGCAACAGGGATGGCCGGAAGCAAGTCTCCCACCCGGATCTTGCCCAACCCGAGCAAATTGATCCCGATCCCGATGATCAGGATCCCACCCGTTGCCGTCACCTGCTGGATCACCTGATCCAAGGCTTCCTTGTCGAGAAACTGGGTGATCCAACCGGCAGACAAAGTGATCGCCCCTTGATACAACGCCACAGGGATCATCGAGAAGAGCACCCCGCTCCCCATGCTGGAAGAAAACAGGATTGCGGTGAAACCATCCAGCAGGGATTTGGTGTACAACACTTCATGATCTCCCCGCAATCCGCTGTCCAACCCTCCCAAGACAGCCATGGGACCGATACAGTAAACCAAGGTCCCGGTTACAAATCCGGTGGAGAACCTGCTTTCACCTTTCCACCGGTTCTCCACCCACTTTCCAAATTGATTCAACCGATCCTCCACCTTCAGCCAACCACCCAGGATCCCCCCGACCACTAAAGAGAGCAATACACTGATGAAGTTTTGGGCTTCCAAAGCCATGGACAGGCCGATCACCAACACCACCAGCCCAATCCCTTGCATCACCGTCTCATGGATCTCTTTTCTCATGCCGGTGAGAAAAGTGCCCAACAGGGATCCCGCTGCAATCGCAATCCCGTTCACCAGGGTGCCAAGTAAAATCACTTCCCGATCCACTCCCTAACCCATCCCATAAGATTCCCGGATCTCACCCACCGCCTGCAGTAACGCCTCTACATCCTGATCCGTGTTAAAGAAGCCCGGACTGACCCGGATGGTGCCTGTATCTGCCGTTCCCAATGTCTGATGAGCCAAAGCGGCACAATGAAATCCCGACCGAACCGCAATTTCATAATGTTGATCCAGGATGGCGGCCACTTCGTTGCCGTCCACGCCCTCCACATTGAAAGAAACCACAGGAACTGAAGAGGACCCCGGTGTGTATACACGAATCCCCTCCATCCGACTCAACCCCTCGGAGATCTGTTGGGCGAGAAGGGATTCATGTTGCCGAATCGATTCCATCCCCTGTTCAGACAAAAACTGAACCCCGGCATCCAAGCCGGCAATTCCAGGGGTATTGGGCGTTCCGCTTTCAAACCCCGTCGGACGCTCCTCCGGTTGCCACAAATGTTCGGAATGGCTCCCTGTTCCCCCTTCCATCAAGGGGCGAAGCGATAGCTCCGGTGATATATACAATCCTCCGGTACCTTGCGGGCCCATCAATCCTTTATGACCGGAAAAAGCCAACATCGATATTCCCATCGACTCCACATCGATGGGGACCACACCCGCCGTCTGGGCGGCATCCACCAACAGAGGGATTCCCCGTCGGCGGGCGATATTTCCGATCTCCCCCACCGGGAGCAACACACCGGTCACATTGGAAGCATGATTGGCGACAATCAAACGGGTGCGGGAGCCCAAAGCCTTTTCCAAGCGGTGCAGATCCACAGGTTCCTCCGACCCTGGAGGGATGTAATCCACTTCAATCCCCCGGGTCTTTTTCAACATCTCCAGTGGACGGACAACAGCATTGTGTTCCCATGTGGTGGCTACCACATGGTCCCCGGGATTCAACCATCCTTTGAGGGATAGATTGATCCCATGGGTTCCGTTTTGGCAGAAGATCAGATTGCGCGGATCCCGGATCTGAAACAACCGTGCCAGCCGGCGACGGGTTTCTTCCACCTTCCCCCCGGCCAGCCGGGAGAGTCGATGTCCGCCTCTGCCGGGATTTGCCCCGTAGTTTGCCATACAATTTTCCACGCTCTTCAAAACCGGCTCCGGTTTTGGCCAGGTGGTGGCGGCGTTATCCAGATAGATCACATCCACCCCTCCATCACCAGTTTGGGTATCAATCCAGAATCCGATCCTTCTGCAACATTTCCACCAACCGTTCCAGTTCTCTCTCCGAGTAATACTCGATTTCAATCCGTCCTTTTTTTCTTCCATGCCGAATTCGCACCGGAGTGCTGTATGCTTCTTGCAACACATCTTCATAACGTTTAAATTGCGGAGGAAGGGGTGTTTGAGAAGGGTCCTTTTTCTTCCGGGTCCGCTTCACACCCTCATTCACCTGTTGAACCCATTCTTCCAACTGACGCACACTGACCTCTTCCTTTACCGCCCGCTTGGCCAATTTCAATAAAGCTTCCCTGTCTTTCACTCCCCGTAACGCTCTGGCGTGTCCCATGGATAATGTTCCACGTGAAACATCTTCCTGAACTTCCCGGGGAAGTTGAAGCAGACGCAGATAGTTGGTCACATGGGGACGACTTTTCCCCACCCGTTTGGCCATCTCTTCCTGAGTGAGAGAGAAACGATCCATCAATTTTTGATAAGCCTGTGCAATCTCTATGGAGTTGAGATCCTCCCGCTGCAAATTTTCAATCAAGGCGATCTCCATCATCTGCTCATCAGTAAATTCCCGAACCACCACGGGAACCCGATCCAACCCGGCTTCCTTGGCTGCCCGAAACCGTCTCTCACCGGCCACAATCTCATAACCCCGAATGCTTTTTCGCACCACCAAAGGCTGAACCACTCCATGTTCCTTGACGGAGGAGATCAGCTCCTGCAATGCGTCGGGATCAAAATGCTTGCGCGGTTGATAAGGATTGGCACGCAGTTCATCCACCGCAATCTCGTTCACCACATCCTCGTCATTCACCTGGGCATCCGGGAAGAGGGCGCCCAGTCCTTTGCCCAGAGCTTTACTCCCGGCCATTCCGGATCACTTCCTTCGCCAGTTCAATATAGCATTCCGCCCCACGGGAGCGGGCATCGTAATCCAGGATGGTCATCCCGTGGCTGGGTGCTTCACTGAGACGTACATTTCGGGGGATGACTGTACGATACACCTTTTCCTGAAAATATTTCTTCACTTCTTCCATCACCTGTACTGAAAGATTGGTACGGCC is part of the Kroppenstedtia eburnea genome and harbors:
- the yyaC gene encoding spore protease YyaC — protein: MRQPAPTPDPGSDRPTRIKFTHPSAPHRCADWLGETLQLYPGSRELACICIGTDRSTGDSLGPLVGTQLEEMAAPFLRVYGTLDEPVHAVNLENTLIRLKKEMRNPRVIAVDACLGQLSSVGWIQVGNGPVRPGAGVNKQLPEVGQVHVTGIVNVAGFMEYFVLQNTRLSMVMKMANVIASAIHSVAETENSRRKSL
- a CDS encoding MazG-like family protein, with the translated sequence MSRPERSMHIAKSMKAIEWLKTEILDQIANLYKGLHTANQSLISDSLASLVVATYVLARRVGFSFREVDQAVTRKLREHARERHQLEDWYGDLSQLEEYINKR
- a CDS encoding DUF2232 domain-containing protein; protein product: MPRIPDVRDGLITTMLFLLIVFSLLTPLNILTIWLLPLPFILQTAKNGWSSAIFPTLLVTFSLLAITGHPFYPGAVLLVAAVGVVMGLLYRRPDTSGTDVVLGGLTTVGISLLVLMLAASHYFDLQNRLGSYLAEEWQRNGEWFRLYGVESVTDLIPYVAAVIPSMLFMLAVPVPLLNLVVARKWLSRHGLPGKYLPPFREWRLPRSFFYFYLVSLLLFLIFGAGGESSAWIPANVITVLFFLFYIQGLSFIAWLLHRSGKGKGWMVFISLGSLVISLFTVVVHLMGVMDTGSEIRKRMDSKRE
- a CDS encoding aminotransferase class V-fold PLP-dependent enzyme translates to MDVIYLDNAATTWPKPEPVLKSVENCMANYGANPGRGGHRLSRLAGGKVEETRRRLARLFQIRDPRNLIFCQNGTHGINLSLKGWLNPGDHVVATTWEHNAVVRPLEMLKKTRGIEVDYIPPGSEEPVDLHRLEKALGSRTRLIVANHASNVTGVLLPVGEIGNIARRRGIPLLVDAAQTAGVVPIDVESMGISMLAFSGHKGLMGPQGTGGLYISPELSLRPLMEGGTGSHSEHLWQPEERPTGFESGTPNTPGIAGLDAGVQFLSEQGMESIRQHESLLAQQISEGLSRMEGIRVYTPGSSSVPVVSFNVEGVDGNEVAAILDQHYEIAVRSGFHCAALAHQTLGTADTGTIRVSPGFFNTDQDVEALLQAVGEIRESYGMG
- the ssb gene encoding single-stranded DNA-binding protein, whose amino-acid sequence is MLNRVVLIGRLTRDPELRYTPGGVAVTSFNLAVNRRFTNQQGDREADFIDIVAWRQLAETVANYMKKGRLVAVEGRLQIRSYENQEGRRIKVAEVVAENVQFLESRSQAGSGSGYNQDYGNSGFEKNQDNRGPSTDPFADDGKPIDISDDDLPF
- a CDS encoding DUF951 domain-containing protein, with the protein product MERKSFQLGDVVEMKKMHPCGTNAWKVIRMGMDIRMKCTGCGHSVLLPRSRFEKRMKRILVHGEAEAE
- a CDS encoding lysophospholipid acyltransferase family protein yields the protein MYRVIQKGIRLFLRFYHRLEIEGLEHVPTKEPFLVVGNHISVLDPFYIAAVLPGRVSFMAKEESFSHPVSRWFLDRVGAFPVNRGGVDTRSLRTALALLKEGKRVGIFPEGGRRESDPLKELKDGAAWLAIRSQVPILPVVIEGTDEALPRGSRWLRPAKIRIRFGGLLSGSSEGNPRETQDDLTAEILTSFRSLRSEVKAVPR
- the rpsF gene encoding 30S ribosomal protein S6 codes for the protein MHKYELMYILRPELDEEKSNANREKFRGIIADNGGESVEMEHFGKRRLAYLIDDHREGIYTVATFNGTVDTVNELERQLKLDDDVIRHMVINIDDKK
- a CDS encoding YkvI family membrane protein, with the translated sequence MRFNLWNSLKISMTIIGTTIGAGFASGREIWEFFGSYGKESSPSIVLATLLLFAASVIILQISWKEKTQHYSEVLVHVLGVRLARLFDYLVMVFLTTSTLVMVAGSGATFQQWNGSFTMGIWVMAVAVIGILLFDLKGLMSMNALLIPVMVTVLVVVCLQFLQGAGWVFAAEEGDPPTLPVWPSAITYTAFNILSLLAVLSTMGRHIQHPAEIWVSGGVSCLCLGLLASLYNYSLMRVESLVSQYEIPLFALVRDYSDLWVATISLILWLAIYTTAVSNVHGLAFRLSDYLSFPPWMIGGVVILLLVPVSRLGFSNLVTLLYPLYGVINLLILTMILLYPFTKEQ
- the rpsR gene encoding 30S ribosomal protein S18 → MARRRGNKRRKVCFFTVNKIEYIDYKDVDLLRKFISERGKILPRRVTGTSSKYQRQLTRAIKRARQMALLPYTTD
- the ychF gene encoding redox-regulated ATPase YchF; its protein translation is MSLTTGIVGLPNVGKSTLFNAITRAGAESANYPFCTIDPNVGVVDVPDERMNRLAEIVNPQRIVPTSFQFTDIAGLVKGASKGEGLGNQFLSHIREVDAIIHVVRCFEDDNITHVSGGVDPAGDMETINLELVLADLETVERRLDRVARQKRSGDAEAKKEHEVLEKLQQTLAEGKPARGLNLEEEELERIRSLNLLTLKKMLYAANVSEEDVADPDANPHVGALRKQADAEGAEVVTISAQLEAEIAELEGEERDQFLSELGLSASGLDRLVAAAYRLLGLITYFTAGEKEVRAWTVRQGTRAPQAAGVIHSDFERGFIRAEVVSFTDLVQSGSLAGAREQGLLRSEGKEYVVQDGDVMHFRFNV
- a CDS encoding DUF554 domain-containing protein, translated to MDREVILLGTLVNGIAIAAGSLLGTFLTGMRKEIHETVMQGIGLVVLVIGLSMALEAQNFISVLLSLVVGGILGGWLKVEDRLNQFGKWVENRWKGESRFSTGFVTGTLVYCIGPMAVLGGLDSGLRGDHEVLYTKSLLDGFTAILFSSSMGSGVLFSMIPVALYQGAITLSAGWITQFLDKEALDQVIQQVTATGGILIIGIGINLLGLGKIRVGDLLPAIPVAVAVALVMIRFSI
- a CDS encoding ParB/RepB/Spo0J family partition protein; this encodes MAGSKALGKGLGALFPDAQVNDEDVVNEIAVDELRANPYQPRKHFDPDALQELISSVKEHGVVQPLVVRKSIRGYEIVAGERRFRAAKEAGLDRVPVVVREFTDEQMMEIALIENLQREDLNSIEIAQAYQKLMDRFSLTQEEMAKRVGKSRPHVTNYLRLLQLPREVQEDVSRGTLSMGHARALRGVKDREALLKLAKRAVKEEVSVRQLEEWVQQVNEGVKRTRKKKDPSQTPLPPQFKRYEDVLQEAYSTPVRIRHGRKKGRIEIEYYSERELERLVEMLQKDRILD